Within the Medicago truncatula cultivar Jemalong A17 chromosome 4, MtrunA17r5.0-ANR, whole genome shotgun sequence genome, the region CTATTAACATTCGTCAAACCAAAAAGAAACGTGTTCACATTTCTGTTTCATATACTCTTCAAAACTCCATTTTTCCTCTCTATTACTatagttttaaaatgttttaaaatgtatattaaataagtgatttcatcAAATATCATACTTCCTCCGTTCCAttttaaatgatataatttGATACTACCTACGTTCTTAATTATAGGAGCCTTTTGCAAAAATtacggagattaagaaagttgatttagtattaaatttgtatataattactattgtttttacaattttatccttaagagagagagagttaatttatgttttcaacataatatttattgttaattgaaaaaaaagatgcaaaataaataagggtacgttagtaaagaaataattaatgtacttgaaaataccaaaggagtcttataaaaagggacaatttttttttctcaaaagggtcttataattagggacggatgtagtaatatttttctactaatatacaaagaaaaatggcatcatataagatgttggatttgtctcgatgaatatttttaaaatattaaattttttctaatatatcaTCAAAGATATTTAAGATCAAAATCATGTATCGACATATCTGTCAAGTCAACTGTATTGTaaaggatggagggagtattatctCGTTTATATTTCCAAAACTATGGTAATGAAAAGTATGTACAccctccgatcactattataagcaaaaattcatttttattcattttttaggttcattcattaaatgttatatgtggtttatatatatatatatatatatatatatattacatacaacatttaataaatgaacctaaaaaatataaatttttgctgATATTGACTTACTCATTTCACGAGGTCTTAATTTCAAACAATAGTGACTTTTGTCACACCCTGACTTTGTATTGATAACCAAGATTGGATAATGTCCATAGATAGACCGTGAAGAAGATAGCTTTAAAGCTTTTAACGTAAGACAGACAAAGAATATTTTGTTGTCCCCTTAAGATGCACATCCATTCTAACATTCGGAAGTACAGTATTATCTTATTATGTACGTTTGCTTATCCTTCTTAAACATCATTCCTAATCTATTATTCTTGATCATACACCATTCAAGCTAACCAAAGAACAAAGCAAAAAACAACCAAATAAAGCTTCCTAACAAGTAAAACCTTTCATTAAACTTAAAGTTGTTTGTGTATTCCAAAAAGTTTTAAAGGAAACAAAATCCCAAGATGTTTCATTGAGGCACAGTAGCCGTTAAAGTTACGTGCCTAGGGTCGGTAAGAATTGATTTTATGTTCACAAAACCAGCTTCCCTCAGTGTTTCATCCATATCGGTCAAGTAGTACTCGTCAAGAAAGGGTTCTGTGCTCTTCATCAATGTAAACAGGACAGGAGACAACTCCTACAAGACATGAAGAAAACAAATGAACAAGTTTGATGATGTTCCTACTAGACAACAATTTACCATAAACTACATGAAAGATCTTTAATCAGTTTTGGATCCGTAAAATCTCACTTCATTCTGattgattcaaaataaaaagagtatGCAGTATTAAAAGTTATGTTACAGGCTAAGTGATTTTCAACGTGACAGCGACTATGCGTCTCTAGTAGCATATATGATTTAATGTATTGGTTCATATTATCGTTGAAATGTAGTTATGCAGATAAAAAAAGAGTCAAATGTAGTTAGCTCTTGAGCTAActtatacatattatgttaaTATTTACTGTTAACCACAATATAAGGAAAAGCTATATAAACAAACTCAATGTATtgattataaaaatatgatcaagaataaaagatggaaaaataCCTGTAGGACCTTTGACTTTGGCTGCACAAGGCAATATTAATGATATTAGTGTTTGTTATAGgagaataaaaagaaagaagaagaaaatctgATCATGATTTTATTTACCGAATTATCTGTCATAGCAAACGTGCCTCCAGGTCGAAGGAGACGGAATGCTTCCTTTACTACATTCACTATGGCTCTTGCAGGACATTCATGAAACTGCATAAATTGACGAGTCAAGCAAATAAAATCTActgaatattttgttaaaaatattgttaGAGCAGTCAAATCTATGTATCAATTAATTCACATGGAAAAAACTTTCAAAAGATGCCATCATTCAGCTGTTTAGGACTTGTGACTTGCAGTGCAGGAAAGATAGCACCTAGATTTCAATTGCAAGATTCCTTTCCTAGGAAGTAAAATACACGTCTGCAAATTCCTTTGTTCTTTATAAAAAGGTTTTTCTAGTATATTGTCATATTGTGTTACGAGCTTGAAAATCCACAATTGATTTAATGCAAGAACACTGAAGAATATTAGTCTCTAACCAGTGATTTTGAACATAAGAAAAAAGTGCATTGCAGCATTCTCTGAATTTAACGGAGGACCAAATAAGGGGAGAAGAAGGCATACCACATAAGAAATAGACACAAGATCAAATGATTTAGAAGGCAAGCCCGTGTCTTCCCCATTTGCATGTATCCATTTTATAGGATTTTTTCTAGGTGTTCCGCTCTTTTCCTTATGCTGGGCCACAGCTAGAAAATAGGGTGACATATCTAGCCCCTGGAACAAACATTTCAATCATAAACCATGTACATCCCATACACAAGGCTTCTTTTACATAGTGTTGACAGAACAATTTCAATTGCATTCGTTAAAACTCACAATGACATTGGCCGTAGGGAACTTGTCCGCAAGAAATCTTGAGCTTACTCCCACAGAACATCCAATGTCTAGAATGTCACCAATCATAGATGTTTGTGAATGCTGTAGATGATGTTGTTCAATTGCATTAAGCCAATTGCCACGCATTATCTGCGTCGCTTCTTCTACTGATGAAGCGGTAGGAATCGCTCGTCTTACCATTGACTTAGTAGCAGCCTCGGCTTCTGCTGCTGCCTATCATCATATAAAACAGatattatgatattttcttTGGAATTTCAGCAAAGAAGCCAATAAAGATCAGGATTTTCATCCACAGAgtagtttgttaaaaaatgcaCCTATGATTCAAATGGTTGCTaaagaacaaaagaaacaaaaaaccaCATATTACATTGGAAAATCTCATAATTTGTAAATGTGCTTAAACAGATAGTAATGTACACATGATTAATGCCAAGCATAAAAGGTCCAGCAAAAACGTATTTTGACTGTTTGGTATCATCCATATCTTAGATGGATGCCAAGGCACATTTTTACAACTATAATGTGTAACCTTTGACAAACACAAATCTTTAAAAGTAATAAATTGGAACTTGTGAAAGTTAGCAGTAACTTTGCATAATAAGtatatcaaaacaaaaccaaaaaagtgTTGAAGAACAACCGTtatgtagcaccaacacttTAGATTGATGGTGTGTccacacgacaccgacacatgtggtTACATAATATTCAATTACTTCAATTTCCTAAATAATTACGAGTGTGTGTCCGGTGTTTGTGTCAATAATTCATAGACAACACAACATATTCAACTACCAAACCAAAGAGGAAAATATCTATGGTAACTGGTTATCAAGAAAGGAGTGACCAAATGAAACCATTCATTGACATTGACAAAAAGTGAAGTAAAGTTAAGAATTAGCACTTACCAGCCATGTAAGATTCCCTTCATCATATGCATGAAATGGATTCAAATAATCTGTACAGTAAATGAAACAGTCCTTCCATCAATACACTTGAAACATGCAAGTgcaaagaaaagagaaagattATATGTAGTAAATTAAAGAAGTAAGATGAAATTACAATCAGGGTAGACTAAAGATTGGTTTTGAATGCTATCCAACTCCTTATAAACTTGTGACTCCAAAATCTCTTTTGTCATTTCCCTCCAAGGTATGTTGTTTTTCTCAGCTGTACTGCATTTACAATCACATCCAAAACTATAGTTATGCAAAATTTGAAGCAAATTAAAGTGAGTAGAAGCAATGGTTAACCAACCTTATAAAAACTTGTCTAGCACCAAGCTTGAGGATAGAGTATAAAGGCTTGAAAGATATAAGAGCTCGAACCATGCGAGAGAGAGGAGTCTCTCCAGTCCATTTTGGTCTTACCAGCTTTCCTTCTTCATAGCTACTAGCTTGAAGGGAGGTTGTTGTGTCGGAAGCTGCCGCATGAACCACCACATGACGCCGTGTTGGTGCCTTTGTGGTTGTGGTGGTGATGCCGTGTGGAGAGATTAATGAAGAGAGGTTCTGAAGTTGTGAACAAAGAGCCATTGTGTGAAAATGGTTCAAACAGTGGTAACCAAACGTAAACACATCCATCCTTGTGAGAGGATCTAATGGTTATAAGTCATCGACACTAAATCTAACTTACCAATAATATACAACCATGTGGACCTTGAAATAAACTCTAAGATCTATCTACATCTCCCATGCTGTCTCTAATGATTTTCCATTTTTAGTGTTAATTTGggaaaaatacaagaaaaaacatgcatgtggctcaaaatttaatcatttttgtttcgaTTAAAGGACACAAATTATAGAGGAATAAAAAGGTAAATAAAAGATcgtaaaatgaaaataaatactCTCAGCTCCTTGCATTTTAACCATAGGcactatttatataaaaataaatgttaatatataaaatgtagtttttttttttgttacatataaaaTGTAGTTCGATTTGTCTAAGTAAATATATACaatttaagtaaaataaaagatgaaatttgggaaaaaaaaatcgtaaaaGAAAGCGTCATAATAAAGATGATTGATAACTTCTTAGTTGTCACGGTGTAATActccgttatcccaaagcaattaaatgttaaataatacatcagagtatatcccaaacgggcatgtcacactactttttaaattttcttaaatagaatataaaactatttaataaaccaCAAACTTTATtagtttcaccaaaaccttgcagcggaatattttcattaaaaacaacaacaacatcaattgtttaattctccataaaatcCTGGCATGAAAGCCTCATCAAAGtaattaaaacaacaataagagctacatcagcatgttccaaaaattgatacataggaatgaaaataaataagtaaatcccatcccgtacgtatcagagccctagacacttgagccaccacctactactcaggatcacctgcaagttacccataggaatgACAACATTGGTTTTTTTCTCCCAACACTTGTCTGTACGTAAAAGCAGTTCTGACTTCTctttttcctaactccccaaatattaactcccctttatttcatttactcccccttaattctattaattcctaattaactccccaacctccaaaataatattaattctcacactattctaattatattaaaataaactatataataaaataatgcacaccacataatcaacaaatattatttaaaatcatataaaagactctaaataaatcaataataaataaattaacgactagggcgttacacacgGCCCAAAATTCAAAATCGTGACCGGCGCACAAACTAGAACATCTTAGTCCGGCAAGCCTATTGACGACACTTGACAaactataatttaaacaatttttaaattgacCTTCACTTTAAAATAATATCCACTGAAATTTCGACACAATATCCTCtgtattttcaatattttccaAGGTATGAATCATGTCTATAAACTTGTATTATCAGTGAGAATCTCAAAGAGAAATAACTAGATGTTTGCACaactcaaaataaaacattCTAGACTTTTAAATAATTGCATATACATCAATTGACGCTAAAATATACGATGTCAACCAAGAGGGTCTACCAAAAGTGACAATGCGAAAACTTTGAATTTGCTATCAAGTTACTATACCATATAAGAGAATTGTTTCAAGTGGTTCATTGAAAGAGTACGGGCATTGCAGTTTGATCTAACTCTGCTATTTTGCAGAGGTTTCGAGTTGGACACTTTAGATAAGGTAACAAAAGCGTAAGGGGGTATTAAACTATATTTTTGCAAGAAACAAGTTGAGTGATTATATAGTGATATAATTCTTAATGTGGTGTAGAAATTATATATGGACATTTGCGGCAACAAATATCAATATTACAAAGGGATGATTTTAGTAGACAAATTTTTGAGCACAATGGTAAAGAAATCTTTGATAAGATCCAATGAACAAGTTTTGATTCAAGAACTCAAAAGAGTGGGAAAATTTCACTAAAATACACATAGTGTAATTTCCATCAATATTTTACTTgtttattcataatttttgcCCCCATTATAAAAGACATAGGCTACAATGGAGGAAAGATTACGAGCATAGCATAGCATGAATGCATGATTAATGAATAACTCTGGCTACTAAACAAAGAAAAGGTTATAACTTAATTGGCTATTTAAAGTGGGCAACTAAGTCGATGTTTGAGATGGTTACACATTCATTTGCAGCTCACTAAACATTTTTATCTCACCATTGAAGTGTTAGTTCGGTCTCCATTATGCTTCTATATTGCGTCGCTTCTTCTCTTGCATAAACTATTGAAATCAAACCCATTTTCCACCACGAAAGAGGCCGAATTTGATCTTGAGTTTAAATGATGaaatgtagaattttttttaaactttccaACGAATTAAAGATCACGTTAAACAGACATCCAGAGCTCAAGATCAAGATATAGCATAAACAAGACAGAGGTAACATCAAATTTCTACTTTAGAAGACGATGTTATTTACCGATGGTGTTTTAAACCATTTTCAGGTTTGACTTCAGAGTGATCACTAAGAGCATAAAATTGGTTCCTTTTTAGAGTGTCTTTGCGGATATTTATGACACTGTGTCATATATTTCATGACTTCAGAGTGATCACTAAGAGCATAAATATCGGTTCCTTTTTAGAGTGTCTTTGCGGATATTTATGACACTGTGTCATATATTTCACTTTGTCCAACAAGTGGGGTGGTaagaaaatttagaaaatatagtTTAGTGATTTAAATAATTGGgaagtttaaaataatataatgtattCAGTGGGACTCATTTATACCACACATATGGAAGGCATGGATGTGGGTGCTCTAAGAAGATCACACTTTCCCTCACACCTAAAGTAGCTTAGGTAAGaatttgtttagattgatgtaataAGCTGGAATTATATAGAATTGAGTGGTATAGAGTGACATTCACAGTCAAAGTTTACAAAATGCGAGTGAAATGGAGTTGGAGAAAATCATTGGAGCACTTATACATGAGTTTACATGGTACAAGAAATTACTATTATCATCACTCACTTCCTCATCACATTTAAACATGGTAAggatatataaaaattcaaattacttGACAAAGGAACTTATAAGAAATTTTCTAAAGATGAAGAACTGAATATAGAAACCCTCCTTCTTTTTCTTGCTCTTAGCATATCCTGTGAAACAGAAAATCTACTAAGTACAGACTTAAGAGCTTGGTGAACAGAACCAGCAAGAAACTGTCTGTATTCAGCAGCATCAAAGTTTTGTTCTTCACAGCTTATTACAACAAAGACATTCTTCATTCTGTCTCCAAAAGTTGCAATATCTGCTTTCATGATGATGAGATGAAGAGCATCTAGGGCTTGTCTTATATTAGACAATAAACCTGGTTGATATTCACAACATAGTGATGCTTTAATTGAAAAAGGAAAACCGTTCCAACCTCCCTCTTGTTCTTCAACACTTATTTCATCATTGTCCTTTGGTATCATTAAACCTTCACATGCTTGTGTTTCATTCCTTTTTAGCTCTTTCAAGTGTCTAACTACTTCACCAAGTAATGATGCTTTGTCCATCTGTGTcattaaaaggaaataataataatcagatTTTTAGTGATGAATGACTGATTTAACATATTTATTTCTACTAGTATTTTTGCTTTACAATTCAAACTATAAgcatgatgttgaatttaagtGTTAGTGGTTAGTCTCACATCAACTATAAACAACCTGAATGAAAGATATATAAGAGAGGTTTCTCATATACTAAATGTTTAAGTTTAACGTATAGATTGTGGTGTTGAGGTCTCTTAGTGTCCTAGTAGATAGTCTATTGCAGCCTTCGACACTCTCCCGGACTTCCCAACACATAACTAGGTTGGATAGTTAATATCAAATTTATATCACATCCATTTTTAAGGGAATATAACTCAAATTGTGTCCTTGaccataaaaacaattaaatactCTTCTAAATGGTTTTACTAATGGATCGTCTAACATATGATCATTTACTAGTTACTACCAACTAGCATGGTTTATACTCCAAATTTTCAAGCTCCCAACACTTCTTCAATACAAGATGAGATGGATAATGGAAAATGCTAATTGAAGACATATTTCTTGAGCAATTAAAATTCATTAGCATTTTGAGACTTGTGAAGCCACTTCTTTGGAGAATGCTAATTGAAGACACTTCTTTGGAGAAGATGCAGGCATACATGGTCAGTACCAAATCCATCTAATTGGGACTTGTGAAGCTATGCTTAGAAGGAAATACCCAATAAAATACCATGTTACACCTTTGAAGTTTGATTTTATCTAACATTCTTTTAATCACCCTAGTCAATCATATAACCAGCTTAGGTCAACAATGATTACAATTTACTCAAATTATTTAGGTTTGTGTAGATTgaattatttgaacttatctaccaACAAAAATACTTGTGAAACTGTTTGTGGAACTTATGGAAACGACTTATAAACTTcttaggatagcttatgaaaatattttgtaacatatatgaaaatagtttgacaTTATTTCcttctgttatagaaatagttatACATAAGCATTTATATGATATCTGACTCGGATCCTTTAAGCAAAGTTTCGGGCTCGATCCATGTGTAAAGGAAAAACTTGGGTTAGGAGGGGAGAGCCCACTAAACATCACTAGTTAGCTTTCATTGTGGATATTGGTTGGTGGATACTTCACACCAATATAATtggttattaaaaaataattaagcatTAATGTGATAAGTACTTACCTTATAAGTGCTTAATTTAGGTTTTATCCAAACATGGAGTTAAATTACTTTTCTGAATGATTAAAGAAAGGATGATGTAAAAGCATTATGTTGAACTAACCTTCAAAGCACCTGGAATGACACAACGAAGAGTATCAAGATGTGCATTAATCCTAGCTCTTCTCCTCCTTTCTGCCTCACTATGATTCTTCAAAGCTTCAACACTTCTCTCTGTAGTGGACACACCCTTTCCTTCCATTTTAACAGGTTCCTCTACAAGCTCCCCTCTCTCCCTATCCAAAACCAGAGAGAAACTTGAACCATACCCACTTCCAATTACCTCATTGTttacttcaaaaccatttttacCAATTCTCTCAGTAGCATCTCCAAATATATCATAACCTTCCATTTCCATAGCAAAGTgaaaagagaaatgaaaaaGGAGAGTTGTTTGTGGGGACCAAACACAGGAGACAACCTTGGAAACAATGGAATAAGGAGAGGTGTTTGTTCTGTGTCAGAGTTGTTTTGGAGTGTGATAGTGATGAAAATGACAGTGTCAGTGAACAAGTGACagtagatgatgatgatgatggctAAGGAAGTGAAGGAACTGTTATGGAATACACACCTTTTTATATTGGAGAAGTTCTTGTACCAATAAGATGTAAGGTGTGGCCTTGGTACTTTCTTTACTtgtaaaatgttgaaaaatttgCTTGATTTCAATAGTTTATGCATACTAGAATCATATAGaatcaaatattaataataatttttaattttagttcaaTAAAATCGTCACACAATCCACTATAAATCCAGGTGAGAGGATCATATCCATActaaaatcatttaaattatccttaaacttcTCTATTAAACGTATTATATTTTACTagtatatgaaaaaatataagtgaGTCGAGTTACGGGTTCATCGAGATCACAGTATATTTCAAAACTTAAATAACATCAATAAAAGTTTTTACTTCGAGGGCGAAAGTTAAACTCATGCTCTAACGTTATAAACCTGATCGTTCTTCATCGGCTATTAGAGCACTATTTTAAATGCAAACTTCCAGTcataaatttgttttaattttgtagTTACCCAATTTTAGTCACAAACTATTTTGCATCCATGTTCAGATTTAGGTTACccaatttttttggatttttaacaCAATTTAGGTTACACAAGTggag harbors:
- the LOC11418346 gene encoding uncharacterized protein, with product MDVFTFGYHCLNHFHTMALCSQLQNLSSLISPHGITTTTTKAPTRRHVVVHAAASDTTTSLQASSYEEGKLVRPKWTGETPLSRMVRALISFKPLYSILKLGARQVFISTAEKNNIPWREMTKEILESQVYKELDSIQNQSLVYPDYYLNPFHAYDEGNLTWLAAAEAEAATKSMVRRAIPTASSVEEATQIMRGNWLNAIEQHHLQHSQTSMIGDILDIGCSVGVSSRFLADKFPTANVIGLDMSPYFLAVAQHKEKSGTPRKNPIKWIHANGEDTGLPSKSFDLVSISYVFHECPARAIVNVVKEAFRLLRPGGTFAMTDNSPKSKVLQELSPVLFTLMKSTEPFLDEYYLTDMDETLREAGFVNIKSILTDPRHVTLTATVPQ
- the LOC11417767 gene encoding transcription factor bHLH30; translated protein: MEMEGYDIFGDATERIGKNGFEVNNEVIGSGYGSSFSLVLDRERGELVEEPVKMEGKGVSTTERSVEALKNHSEAERRRRARINAHLDTLRCVIPGALKMDKASLLGEVVRHLKELKRNETQACEGLMIPKDNDEISVEEQEGGWNGFPFSIKASLCCEYQPGLLSNIRQALDALHLIIMKADIATFGDRMKNVFVVISCEEQNFDAAEYRQFLAGSVHQALKSVLSRFSVSQDMLRARKRRRVSIFSSSSLENFL